The following are encoded together in the Clostridium sp. BJN0013 genome:
- a CDS encoding ATP-binding cassette domain-containing protein, protein MDILTISNLHKNFGTHQILKGVNLSVPQGSIYGFIGKNGAGKTTTMKIALALLKADSGEIQICNKKVRFGSSETNQYIGYLPDVPEFYNFMTAQEYLKLCGEITGMSIHFIQKKSEDLLDLVGLTDVKKRIGSFSRGMKQRLGIAQALLNDPKLLICDEPTSALDPIGRKEILDILSKVKKHTTVIFSTHILNDVETICDHIGILNNGEVVLAGNLNDIKHRYQDNIVVLSLSSNSDLDVLLKAEEIMKLDKKIQCKETSIYIRTRQVHEIMKWIMKVLVKLSITPLKLEIVEPRLEDIFMEVVK, encoded by the coding sequence GTGGATATACTTACAATTTCAAATTTGCATAAAAACTTCGGTACACATCAGATATTGAAGGGGGTGAACTTAAGTGTACCACAAGGTTCTATATATGGTTTTATTGGTAAGAATGGTGCAGGCAAAACAACAACGATGAAGATTGCATTAGCTTTATTAAAAGCGGATTCTGGTGAGATACAGATATGTAATAAAAAAGTTAGATTCGGGTCTTCAGAAACAAACCAATATATTGGTTATTTGCCGGATGTTCCAGAATTTTATAATTTTATGACTGCCCAAGAATATTTAAAACTTTGTGGTGAAATTACCGGAATGTCAATTCATTTCATTCAAAAAAAGAGTGAAGATTTATTAGACCTCGTGGGGTTAACGGATGTAAAAAAAAGAATAGGAAGTTTTTCAAGAGGTATGAAGCAGCGTCTTGGGATTGCTCAGGCATTGTTAAATGATCCTAAACTATTGATTTGTGATGAGCCCACTTCAGCTTTAGATCCTATTGGGAGAAAAGAAATATTAGATATTTTATCCAAAGTGAAAAAACATACAACAGTAATTTTTTCAACCCATATATTAAATGATGTAGAGACAATCTGTGATCATATTGGAATCTTAAATAATGGCGAAGTTGTTTTAGCAGGTAATTTAAATGACATAAAACATAGATATCAGGATAATATAGTGGTGCTGTCACTTTCTTCAAATAGTGATTTAGATGTCTTGTTGAAGGCTGAGGAAATAATGAAATTGGACAAAAAAATTCAGTGTAAAGAAACCTCTATTTATATAAGAACAAGGCAAGTACATGAAATCATGAAATGGATAATGAAAGTTCTGGTTAAATTATCAATTACACCATTAAAACTTGAAATTGTAGAACCCCGTCTTGAAGATATTTTTATGGAGGTGGTTAAATGA